From the genome of Palaemon carinicauda isolate YSFRI2023 chromosome 6, ASM3689809v2, whole genome shotgun sequence, one region includes:
- the LOC137642887 gene encoding zinc finger protein 501-like, which translates to MDVHREEDSVQAVSNKQEVKSDIPLETGGVRVKLKRRRPSKPCSCPECGKIYRDKKGLKDHIRIHTGERPYSCEDCKKSFRTSDSYNYHMKVHRGEKPYTCKECEKAFVTKSHLEVHERIHTGDRPFVCEVCGKSFSQLGGLSNHMKIHIGERPFKCNECGKSFMQGSSLQKHMVTHSETKAFTCEECGRAFNTKIGVRRHLQTHAEAVEKQFECNICKKRFGSCAVLKSHMRVHTGEKPYECNVCGKTFSQNGPLRDHMRLHTGERPYVCKKCGETFNRRGTIIKHRKLHS; encoded by the coding sequence ATGGATGTGCATAGGGAAGAAGATAGTGTACAAGCAGTGTCGAATAAACAGGAAGTAAAGTCAGATATACCATTGGAGACTGGTGGAGTACGCGTTAAATTGAAGCGTCGTCGACCATCTAAGCCCTGTTCGTGTCCAGAATGTGGAAAGATATATCGCGATAAGAAAGGTCTGAAGGATCAtattagaattcacactggggagagaCCCTACAGCTGTGAGGACTGCAAAAAGTCTTTTCGTACAAGTGATTCATACAACTATCACATGAAAGTTCACAGAGGAGAGAAGCCTTATACATGCAAAGAATGTGAAAAGGCTTTTGTGACAAAAAGTCATCTTGAAGTACATGAGAGAATTCATACTGGTGACAGACCATTTGTGTGTGAGGTGTGTGGAAAATCATTTTCTCAGTTAGGGGGTCTCTCCAATCATATGAAAATTCATATAGGAGAGAGGCCATTTAAGTGCAATGAATGTGGAAAGTCATTTATGCAAGGTTCATCTCTGCAGAAGCATATGGTCACTCACTCTGAGACGAAAGCTTTTACTTGTGAAGAGTGTGGAAGAGCGTTCAACACAAAAATAGGTGTGAGAAGACATTTACAAACTCATGCAGAAGCAGTAGAGAAACAATTTGAATGCAACATATGCAAGAAAAGATTTGGCAGCTGTGCTGTTCTCAAGTCTCATATGAGGgttcacactggagagaagccgTATGAATGCAATGTTTGTGGAAAGACTTTCAGTCAAAATGGGCCTTTGAGAGATCACATGCGACTGCACACTGGTGAGAGACCATACGTTTGTAAGAAATGTGGAGAAACATTTAATCGAAGAGGTACCATAATCAAACACAGAAAACTTCATTCGTGA